The following proteins are co-located in the Dehalococcoidales bacterium genome:
- a CDS encoding YifB family Mg chelatase-like AAA ATPase — protein MPIGIALRYNPSEMLAKVTSGAIVGLDGAIVDVEVDIAGGLPNFFIVGLPDTAVQEAKERVRAAIRNSGGKFPMTRIVVNLAPADLKKAGPAYDLPIAVGIMLSSEQVSANISDTLFLGELSLDGALRHTNGVLPLVALAKDEGIPNVIVPEADAKEAGLIEGVNIIPAASLAQLVGHLRGDTPIPPYRRDGTIDATAQLIPHTDLADIKGQEHVKRALEVAAAGGHNMIMCGPPGSGKTLLARALPSILPPMTNGEALEVTKIYSVSGLLPADTPMIRQRPFRSPHYTISNAGLVGGGHFPKPGEISLSHKGVLFLDELPEFGHSLLEVLRQPLEDKIVTISRAQGRVTFPSSFMLVGAMNPCPCGYYGDPFRKCTCPPGIVARYQRRISGPFIDRVDIFVEVPHIDYEKLTDKRPGETSAKVQARVSAARERQLKRFNGSSLTSNAEMTPAEIRECCHVEDTAQSLLQAAMKQLYLSARAFHRILKLALTVADLDNSDTIKANHIAEAVQYRPRRTE, from the coding sequence TTGCCAATTGGCATAGCTTTACGCTATAATCCGTCTGAAATGTTAGCCAAAGTAACCTCCGGGGCAATAGTGGGGCTGGACGGCGCCATCGTGGATGTGGAGGTGGACATCGCCGGCGGGCTGCCCAACTTCTTCATCGTCGGTCTGCCGGACACGGCCGTGCAGGAAGCCAAAGAGCGCGTGCGGGCCGCCATCCGCAACTCCGGCGGCAAGTTCCCGATGACGCGCATCGTGGTGAATTTGGCGCCGGCGGACCTCAAAAAAGCCGGGCCGGCCTACGACCTGCCCATTGCTGTCGGTATTATGTTAAGCTCGGAACAGGTCAGCGCCAACATATCCGACACCCTGTTCCTGGGAGAGCTTTCCCTGGACGGCGCTTTGCGCCACACCAACGGCGTCCTGCCGCTGGTGGCCCTGGCCAAAGACGAGGGCATACCCAACGTCATCGTGCCGGAGGCGGACGCCAAAGAGGCCGGGCTGATAGAAGGGGTAAACATCATCCCGGCGGCATCACTGGCACAGCTGGTGGGCCACCTGCGCGGCGATACGCCTATCCCGCCCTACCGGCGGGACGGTACAATCGATGCCACGGCGCAGCTAATCCCTCATACCGACCTGGCGGATATCAAAGGCCAGGAACACGTTAAGCGCGCTCTGGAGGTGGCCGCAGCCGGGGGACACAACATGATAATGTGCGGGCCGCCGGGCAGCGGCAAGACTTTGCTGGCGCGCGCGCTGCCATCCATTTTACCCCCCATGACCAACGGGGAAGCCCTGGAGGTCACCAAGATATACAGCGTCAGCGGCCTGCTGCCGGCGGATACACCGATGATAAGACAGCGCCCGTTCCGCTCGCCGCATTACACCATCTCCAACGCGGGGCTGGTGGGCGGGGGGCATTTCCCCAAACCGGGAGAGATCAGCCTGAGCCACAAGGGGGTGCTTTTCCTGGACGAGCTGCCGGAGTTCGGGCACTCCCTGCTGGAGGTGCTGCGCCAGCCGCTGGAGGACAAGATAGTGACCATCAGCCGCGCCCAGGGGAGAGTGACGTTTCCTTCCAGCTTCATGCTGGTGGGGGCGATGAACCCCTGCCCCTGCGGCTATTACGGCGACCCGTTCCGCAAGTGCACCTGCCCGCCCGGCATCGTGGCACGCTACCAGCGGCGCATCAGCGGGCCGTTCATCGACAGGGTGGATATATTCGTCGAGGTGCCGCATATCGACTACGAAAAGCTGACGGACAAGCGGCCCGGCGAGACTTCCGCCAAGGTGCAGGCGCGGGTCAGCGCCGCCCGGGAAAGACAGCTAAAACGTTTTAACGGCTCCAGTCTGACCTCCAACGCGGAGATGACCCCGGCCGAGATACGGGAGTGCTGCCATGTAGAGGACACGGCGCAGAGCCTGCTCCAGGCGGCGATGAAACAACTTTACCTCTCCGCCCGCGCCTTCCACCGTATCCTTAAGCTGGCGCTGACGGTGGCCGACCTGGACAACAGCGATACGATTAAAGCCAACCATATAGCCGAGGCGGTCCAGTACCGCCCGCGCCGGACGGAATAA
- a CDS encoding class I SAM-dependent methyltransferase, translating into MRLPGSSYNAAIDNQCRHMPVTDGHRKKYLAEVKRILKSGGQAFFREKENNASLPPVL; encoded by the coding sequence ATGCGGTTACCCGGCAGCTCTTACAATGCGGCTATAGACAACCAGTGCCGCCACATGCCGGTCACCGACGGGCACCGTAAAAAGTACCTGGCGGAAGTCAAGCGCATCCTGAAAAGCGGCGGCCAGGCGTTTTTCCGCGAGAAGGAAAACAATGCCTCATTACCGCCGGTGTTATAA